A single genomic interval of Streptomyces sp. 1222.5 harbors:
- a CDS encoding helix-turn-helix domain-containing protein yields MLPETVFTTRDLPASDRFEAWTEQLGRTHAPMHLSSERAADYRGHQRVIGLGEVTVWPATFDHLVFHRTPRLVRQSDPEVFHLSLLRHGDAAASWGRQQVGYEVSDFHVNCSSRSYEISTGSQPVTIIGVEIPRTAVGVPVRRADDVVGRRISGRAGMGALLAGLLVQLTSDTSSYRAADAERLGTVVGDLVTAVFAHALEAEPQLPPETHARTLMLRIKSFVRQHLADAHLTPVKIAEAHHISRSYLYRLFQEEGLTVASYVRGQRLAGALKDLTDPGARAVPIQTIAARWGFPRPGDFTRAFRSVHGSTPSEVRERALCRTAVDGAHTAVDAVRRTTPDPRKDH; encoded by the coding sequence GTGTTGCCTGAAACCGTCTTCACCACCCGTGACCTGCCGGCGAGCGACCGTTTCGAGGCGTGGACGGAACAACTGGGGCGTACGCACGCGCCGATGCACCTGAGCAGCGAGCGCGCCGCCGACTACCGGGGGCACCAGCGCGTGATCGGCCTGGGCGAGGTGACGGTGTGGCCGGCGACCTTCGACCATCTGGTGTTCCACCGCACGCCGAGGCTCGTGCGTCAGTCCGACCCCGAGGTGTTCCACCTGTCCCTGTTGCGGCACGGCGACGCCGCGGCGAGCTGGGGCCGACAGCAAGTGGGGTACGAGGTCTCCGACTTCCACGTGAACTGCTCGTCCCGGTCGTACGAGATCTCCACCGGGTCCCAGCCGGTCACCATCATCGGGGTGGAGATCCCGCGCACCGCGGTGGGCGTTCCGGTCCGCCGGGCCGACGACGTGGTCGGGCGCCGGATATCCGGCCGTGCGGGCATGGGCGCGCTGCTCGCCGGGCTGCTGGTGCAGTTGACCTCGGACACCTCCTCCTACCGGGCGGCCGACGCCGAGCGGCTGGGAACGGTCGTCGGCGACCTGGTCACCGCCGTCTTCGCCCACGCCCTGGAGGCGGAACCGCAGCTGCCGCCCGAGACGCACGCCCGCACCCTGATGCTGCGCATCAAGTCCTTCGTCCGACAGCACCTGGCCGATGCGCACCTGACACCCGTGAAGATCGCCGAGGCCCACCACATCTCCCGCAGCTACCTCTACCGCCTCTTCCAGGAGGAGGGGTTGACCGTGGCCTCGTACGTACGGGGACAGCGGCTGGCCGGTGCCCTGAAGGATCTCACCGACCCCGGTGCGCGCGCAGTCCCCATCCAGACCATCGCCGCCCGTTGGGGCTTCCCGCGTCCAGGCGACTTCACCCGCGCCTTCCGCTCCGTGCACGGCAGCACTCCGAGCGAGGTACGGGAGCGGGCGCTGTGCCGCACGGCCGTGGACGGTGCGCACACGGCCGTGGACGCTGTGCGAAGGACAACTCCCGACCCCCGCAAGGATCATTGA
- a CDS encoding MerR family transcriptional regulator, with protein sequence MQSDGLWSIGELAERAKVTVKTVRFYSDRGLLPEAGRSGGGHRRYGPEALERLRVIRSLRALDLAVPEVERALDRDGALEQVLGERLRGVERELAALRWREAALLLLAESSGEERDERLLLLGALTLPPDMDAVFRFWRRVLPVRLPAQLVSGVLDAVVPALPSAPVPEQVLAFGRLHALVSDPRLDRVPSLRPRPPLAGETYRPTVLYEALDEAYGLAGTQVRGGRPPEGGGALDCFVAAYAAALGTRDSPAFRRRLAELLAREDGPVMARYWKLVAPLLSAEEPGLGLLHHRLFLALRADSAADSSPPRAQPVRSHPSPPL encoded by the coding sequence GTGCAGTCGGACGGGCTGTGGAGCATCGGGGAGCTCGCCGAGCGCGCCAAGGTGACCGTCAAGACCGTGCGCTTCTACTCGGACCGGGGGCTGCTGCCGGAGGCAGGCCGCAGCGGTGGTGGGCACCGGCGGTACGGGCCCGAGGCGCTCGAACGGCTCCGGGTGATCCGGTCGTTGCGCGCCCTCGATCTCGCCGTGCCGGAGGTCGAGCGGGCACTGGACCGGGACGGGGCTCTGGAGCAGGTGCTCGGGGAACGGCTGCGGGGTGTCGAGCGGGAGCTGGCCGCGCTGCGGTGGCGGGAGGCCGCACTGCTGCTGCTCGCGGAGTCCAGCGGCGAGGAGCGCGACGAACGGCTCCTGTTGCTGGGGGCGTTGACGCTCCCTCCCGACATGGACGCCGTGTTCCGGTTCTGGCGCCGGGTGCTGCCGGTCCGGTTGCCGGCACAGCTGGTGTCCGGGGTGCTCGACGCGGTGGTGCCGGCCCTGCCGTCGGCGCCCGTCCCCGAGCAGGTCCTCGCCTTCGGCCGCCTGCACGCGCTGGTCTCGGATCCCCGCCTGGACCGCGTGCCATCACTGCGACCGCGGCCACCGCTGGCCGGGGAGACCTACCGGCCCACCGTCCTGTACGAAGCGCTGGACGAGGCGTACGGCCTGGCAGGTACTCAGGTGCGCGGTGGGCGTCCGCCGGAGGGCGGAGGCGCGCTCGACTGCTTCGTCGCCGCCTACGCGGCGGCGCTCGGAACCCGCGACAGCCCGGCCTTCCGGCGGCGGCTCGCCGAGCTGCTCGCGCGCGAGGACGGGCCCGTGATGGCCCGCTACTGGAAGCTGGTCGCGCCCCTGCTGTCTGCGGAGGAGCCGGGTCTCGGTCTGCTGCACCACCGGCTCTTCCTGGCGCTGCGCGCCGACAGCGCCGCGGACTCTTCACCGCCTCGGGCCCAGCCAGTGCGTTCCCACCCCTCACCTCCCCTGTGA
- a CDS encoding dienelactone hydrolase family protein, with protein sequence MTAFVLVGGPFTGGWMWEDVAGRLREAGERVWPVTLDSAPGAGLSTHIAELSRIVDRIEVPRVVLVGHDYGIHPVLGAADRCPERISRVVHVAAGLPRDGDTARRLVRDETVRARLAHDDAPVRPPRGRAWERWGSTAGLSAEALARLDRLAVPQPAATFTEPLRLTGAAHRLPATAVLCTADGPGIDTVDMLVRSGPPQFRELAGPRVSYFELPTGHWPMLSRPDGLAQVLIKAAAGEGRRIAAPDDDPGGTRETFLLDPPEVPRERIGRLDLHLPEADRPRPAVLFVHGGPVDPTRRPTPRDTPFFLGYARFAASRGVVGATLDHRLHALTDYAKAAEDVAAAVDQVRADPRVDPDRIALWLFSAGGLLAADWVAAPPPWLRCLALTYPVLAPPPGWETVDARFRPVAALRGAGRLNTVLTRAGLEHPSFAATVRQFLDAATECGAAVEVLDVPHGRHGFELLDHSEESRAAVERAMTAVTRLLDA encoded by the coding sequence ATGACGGCGTTCGTACTGGTGGGTGGCCCCTTCACCGGTGGCTGGATGTGGGAGGACGTGGCCGGACGGCTGCGGGAGGCGGGGGAGCGGGTGTGGCCGGTGACGCTCGACAGCGCACCGGGCGCCGGACTGTCCACCCACATCGCGGAGTTGTCGCGGATCGTCGATCGGATCGAGGTGCCCCGGGTCGTGCTCGTCGGACACGACTACGGCATCCACCCCGTCCTCGGCGCCGCCGACCGGTGCCCGGAGCGGATCTCCCGGGTCGTCCACGTCGCCGCCGGCCTGCCCCGGGACGGCGACACCGCCCGCCGACTCGTGCGCGACGAGACCGTACGCGCCCGACTGGCACACGACGACGCCCCGGTGCGGCCGCCGCGGGGCCGGGCGTGGGAGCGCTGGGGCAGCACCGCCGGCCTGTCCGCCGAGGCGCTCGCCCGACTCGACCGGCTCGCGGTACCGCAGCCCGCCGCCACCTTCACCGAGCCGCTCCGGCTCACCGGCGCCGCCCACCGGCTGCCCGCCACGGCGGTCCTCTGCACCGCCGACGGACCGGGCATCGACACGGTGGACATGCTCGTACGCTCCGGTCCCCCTCAGTTCAGGGAGCTCGCCGGTCCGCGCGTGAGCTACTTCGAACTCCCCACGGGGCACTGGCCGATGCTGTCCCGACCGGACGGGCTCGCCCAGGTGCTGATCAAGGCGGCAGCGGGGGAGGGCCGCCGTATCGCCGCACCGGACGACGATCCGGGCGGCACCCGCGAAACCTTCCTCCTCGATCCGCCCGAGGTGCCCCGGGAGCGCATCGGCCGCCTCGACCTCCATCTCCCGGAGGCCGATCGCCCCCGGCCCGCCGTCCTCTTCGTCCACGGCGGCCCCGTCGACCCCACCCGCCGGCCCACCCCGCGGGACACGCCCTTCTTCCTCGGTTACGCACGTTTCGCGGCTAGCCGTGGGGTCGTCGGCGCGACCCTCGATCACCGCCTGCACGCTCTCACCGACTACGCGAAGGCGGCGGAGGACGTCGCGGCGGCCGTCGATCAGGTACGTGCCGATCCCCGGGTGGACCCGGACCGGATCGCGCTCTGGTTGTTCTCCGCCGGCGGCCTCCTCGCGGCGGACTGGGTCGCGGCACCTCCGCCGTGGCTGCGCTGCCTGGCCCTGACCTACCCCGTCCTCGCCCCACCGCCCGGTTGGGAGACGGTGGACGCCCGCTTCCGTCCCGTGGCCGCCCTCCGCGGCGCCGGACGGTTGAACACGGTTCTCACCCGGGCAGGGCTCGAACACCCCTCCTTCGCCGCGACGGTCCGGCAGTTCCTGGACGCCGCCACCGAGTGCGGGGCGGCCGTGGAGGTCCTCGACGTGCCGCACGGGCGGCACGGCTTCGAGCTGCTCGACCACTCCGAGGAGTCGCGGGCCGCCGTGGAACGGGCGATGACCGCCGTCACGCGGCTGCTGGACGCCTGA
- a CDS encoding thiol-disulfide oxidoreductase DCC family protein: protein MRTQPVLVYDGDCGFCTASVAFARKWIKPRCEITAQQAAPLEALGVTRQRAEYEALWVTPEGTVHGGAQAVAGLLSSAGGGWMVVGALLRLPPMRWIAHGVYRLIADNRHRLPGGTAACALTAGGSGSGRGAKPGSG, encoded by the coding sequence ATGCGGACGCAACCAGTGCTGGTGTACGACGGCGACTGCGGCTTCTGTACGGCCTCGGTCGCCTTCGCCCGGAAGTGGATCAAGCCTCGCTGTGAGATCACTGCCCAGCAGGCCGCGCCCCTGGAGGCACTGGGGGTCACCCGGCAGCGGGCCGAGTACGAAGCGCTGTGGGTGACCCCGGAGGGGACGGTCCACGGAGGCGCCCAGGCGGTCGCCGGACTCCTGTCGAGCGCCGGTGGTGGATGGATGGTCGTCGGCGCCCTGCTCCGCCTGCCGCCGATGCGCTGGATCGCCCACGGCGTCTACCGCCTCATCGCCGACAACCGCCACCGACTGCCGGGCGGCACCGCCGCCTGCGCGCTCACCGCCGGCGGGTCCGGGTCTGGGCGAGGTGCGAAACCTGGTAGTGGGTGA
- a CDS encoding SgcJ/EcaC family oxidoreductase, producing MGSSTTDTDSILRGVLDRWKAAVDGHEPERVASLFTEDAIFQGLRPYSVGRQGVADYYASQPLGLTADYRMVETRRLADDLALGYLSVDFSFTDRPTLTVNLAVLVKRAEDGWYITHYQVSHLAQTRTRRR from the coding sequence ATGGGCAGCAGCACGACGGATACGGATTCGATCCTGCGCGGGGTCCTCGACCGGTGGAAGGCCGCCGTCGACGGTCACGAACCGGAGCGGGTCGCGTCGCTGTTCACCGAGGACGCGATCTTCCAAGGGCTGCGCCCCTACAGCGTCGGACGCCAAGGTGTGGCCGACTACTACGCCTCACAGCCCCTGGGACTGACCGCCGACTACCGCATGGTCGAGACCAGGCGACTCGCGGACGACCTCGCCCTCGGCTATCTGAGTGTGGACTTCTCCTTCACCGACCGGCCCACGCTCACCGTCAACCTGGCGGTGCTGGTCAAGCGCGCGGAGGACGGCTGGTACATCACCCACTACCAGGTTTCGCACCTCGCCCAGACCCGGACCCGCCGGCGGTGA
- a CDS encoding LysR family transcriptional regulator, whose product MAGVELRQLRYFVAVAEELNFGRAAERLLIAGPSLSQQIKALERDLGVRLFDRDRRSVSLTAAGTALLPQTRALLAQADDLQQHARRLSGSEPLRLGYVNWLPADLSARTSAVAQVHLDAWVAPSHTQAARVADGSLDLAVCWVRTEDLEKHGLRARLIGADRLYAVATGDDTGDVAARDTVVLLDDDTTSWFSWNAYAEQLARDTGARAMRISDNGITGPAFFDHVRRNRLPVVNCPKGQTTPVPPDLVRRTVVAPEVWWTWSLVWRRSDVRGVVRALVDALCDGVGDLGIHGPSAWLPLDDPYRA is encoded by the coding sequence ATGGCGGGTGTGGAGCTGCGCCAACTGCGGTACTTCGTGGCGGTGGCCGAGGAGCTGAACTTCGGCCGGGCGGCCGAGCGTCTCCTGATCGCCGGCCCGTCCCTGTCCCAGCAGATCAAGGCACTCGAACGCGACCTCGGCGTACGGCTCTTCGACCGTGACCGCCGCTCGGTCTCGCTCACAGCGGCCGGTACCGCCCTGCTTCCGCAGACGCGTGCCCTGCTGGCACAGGCCGACGACCTCCAGCAGCACGCCCGCCGCTTGTCCGGCTCCGAGCCACTGCGCCTCGGCTACGTCAACTGGCTCCCCGCGGACCTGAGCGCCCGCACCTCCGCGGTGGCCCAGGTCCACCTCGACGCATGGGTCGCGCCGTCGCACACCCAGGCCGCCCGGGTGGCCGACGGCAGCCTGGACCTCGCCGTGTGCTGGGTGAGGACGGAAGACCTCGAGAAGCACGGCCTGCGTGCCCGGCTCATCGGCGCCGACCGGTTGTACGCCGTCGCCACCGGTGACGACACCGGCGACGTGGCGGCCCGGGACACCGTCGTCCTCCTCGACGACGACACCACCTCATGGTTCTCCTGGAACGCCTATGCCGAGCAGTTGGCGCGGGACACAGGGGCGCGCGCGATGCGCATCTCCGACAACGGCATCACCGGCCCGGCCTTCTTCGACCATGTCCGGCGCAACCGGCTGCCGGTCGTCAACTGCCCCAAAGGGCAGACCACACCGGTGCCGCCCGACCTGGTCCGGCGCACCGTCGTGGCTCCGGAGGTCTGGTGGACCTGGTCCCTGGTGTGGCGCCGGAGCGACGTCCGCGGGGTGGTCCGTGCCCTCGTGGACGCTCTGTGCGACGGCGTCGGAGACCTCGGCATCCACGGTCCGTCCGCATGGCTGCCCCTCGACGACCCGTACCGGGCCTAG
- a CDS encoding YbfB/YjiJ family MFS transporter, whose protein sequence is MPVRHLRAASARTGGLSPSPRVHVARTAAALAAAMGIGRFVFTPILPLMHAQAGLSVSAGANLATANYVGYLAGALAGIFAPALVRSPALLRVALVVLTGTLAAMPATHDAHLWITLRLLAGAASALVFVLAVGSLHSNLRGHPAHLSGWAFGGVGTGIALSGLLVLVLHSVADWRVAWWASAALAALFTAGAWRLRPETAPVREPRKEPGAAPGAGTPAAERTTTRTRRWFTTLFASYTLEGVGYIVAGTFLVAAIEQSSPGPVGNAAWVLVGLAAVPSSALWAGLGRRWSHPDLLLAALVVQATGIALPALIGGVTAALISAVLFGATFIGVSTLALAAGAHLWFPRSVALLTAGYSVGQILGPLVVAPLLHHGYHRALIVAAVVVLAAAGAAGLLRIGFPSQGVVPRGAVNGRRTGATPTAGPDRGGA, encoded by the coding sequence ATGCCCGTACGACACCTGCGCGCCGCCTCGGCCCGAACAGGAGGCCTCTCTCCCTCGCCCCGGGTCCACGTCGCCCGGACCGCCGCCGCACTCGCGGCGGCGATGGGCATCGGCCGCTTCGTCTTCACCCCGATCCTCCCGCTGATGCACGCGCAGGCAGGGCTTTCGGTGAGTGCCGGCGCGAACCTGGCCACGGCCAACTACGTCGGCTATCTGGCCGGCGCACTCGCAGGCATCTTCGCTCCCGCGCTGGTCCGCTCACCGGCTCTCCTGCGCGTCGCCCTGGTCGTACTGACCGGGACCCTGGCCGCGATGCCCGCCACGCACGACGCGCACCTGTGGATCACTCTGCGCCTGCTGGCGGGAGCGGCCAGCGCCCTGGTCTTCGTCCTCGCGGTCGGCTCTCTCCACAGCAACCTCCGCGGCCACCCCGCCCACCTGTCCGGATGGGCCTTCGGTGGAGTGGGTACCGGCATCGCGCTGTCCGGCCTTCTCGTCCTCGTGCTGCATTCCGTAGCCGACTGGCGGGTCGCCTGGTGGGCCTCGGCCGCACTGGCCGCACTGTTCACCGCGGGAGCGTGGCGCCTGCGCCCTGAAACGGCACCTGTTCGGGAACCGCGGAAGGAGCCCGGGGCGGCACCGGGAGCCGGCACGCCGGCAGCGGAACGGACGACGACTCGCACGCGCCGCTGGTTCACCACCCTGTTCGCCTCCTACACGCTGGAAGGCGTCGGGTACATCGTCGCGGGCACCTTCCTTGTCGCCGCGATCGAGCAGAGCTCGCCTGGCCCGGTCGGCAACGCCGCCTGGGTGCTGGTCGGTCTGGCGGCCGTACCCTCCTCGGCGTTGTGGGCGGGGCTCGGGCGCCGCTGGTCCCATCCCGACCTGCTGCTCGCCGCACTCGTCGTCCAGGCGACCGGCATCGCCCTGCCCGCCCTGATCGGCGGGGTGACGGCCGCACTGATCTCCGCGGTCCTGTTCGGCGCGACGTTCATCGGTGTCAGCACCCTCGCGCTGGCCGCCGGCGCACACCTCTGGTTCCCGCGCTCCGTGGCGCTGTTGACCGCCGGGTATTCCGTCGGCCAGATACTCGGACCCCTCGTCGTCGCACCACTGCTCCACCACGGCTACCACCGGGCCCTGATCGTGGCCGCCGTCGTCGTCCTGGCGGCCGCCGGGGCAGCGGGTCTGCTGCGCATCGGCTTCCCGAGCCAGGGCGTGGTTCCACGCGGAGCCGTGAACGGCCGGCGCACCGGAGCGACGCCGACGGCGGGCCCGGACCGAGGTGGCGCCTGA
- a CDS encoding ester cyclase — protein sequence MTAEGLAAGLFEVLETGDPALAAEVVHEEFRNREAAVAPPACRTAGPAGVPASGAWMRSAFEGLRLPFLGDRRRRAAGVAAVAHAGAPCRGLRLFKDGAVDRVVPPTGRGVDFEQIHVLDLRDGKVIRHEAVRDDITMFGRLGVFPPTPAAGMRMLAWRVTGRASRAAAEVAATALRTPAAQLLARQVGGGLRPRVPVDFGSEASPQLEPVVLALNPLRRGARRTRCRRPGFARTAAVGGTPSRSPGPASACGPGRGPAVIAAAVGRLLSDAACTVAASRLRDEVAAMPTAEEVAARLAAVAAAERGR from the coding sequence ATGACCGCAGAGGGCCTCGCCGCCGGTCTTTTCGAAGTCCTCGAAACAGGGGATCCCGCCCTGGCAGCGGAGGTGGTGCACGAGGAATTCCGGAACCGTGAGGCGGCCGTGGCGCCTCCGGCGTGCCGGACGGCCGGCCCGGCGGGTGTGCCGGCGTCCGGCGCGTGGATGCGGTCCGCGTTCGAGGGCCTGCGACTGCCCTTCCTGGGGGACCGTCGCCGACGAGCGGCAGGTGTGGCTGCGGTTGCGCATGCGGGGGCGCCATGCCGGGGCCTTCGCCTGTTCAAGGACGGTGCCGTGGACCGAGTCGTGCCGCCTACGGGGCGGGGGGTCGACTTCGAGCAGATTCACGTCCTCGACCTGCGTGACGGCAAGGTGATCCGGCACGAGGCCGTGCGCGACGACATCACGATGTTCGGCCGGCTCGGGGTGTTCCCGCCGACCCCGGCGGCCGGAATGCGCATGCTCGCGTGGCGGGTCACCGGGCGGGCTTCCCGGGCCGCGGCCGAGGTGGCGGCGACCGCATTGCGCACGCCCGCTGCGCAGCTTCTGGCGAGGCAGGTTGGGGGCGGTCTTCGGCCGCGGGTCCCGGTCGACTTCGGCTCGGAGGCGTCGCCGCAACTGGAGCCGGTGGTCTTGGCGTTGAACCCTCTCCGCCGCGGCGCACGGCGTACCCGCTGTCGTCGTCCCGGATTCGCCCGAACGGCAGCGGTAGGCGGAACGCCCTCTCGGTCACCGGGGCCTGCATCGGCCTGCGGCCCGGGAAGGGGGCCCGCGGTGATCGCGGCGGCCGTCGGTCGGCTGCTGTCCGATGCGGCATGCACCGTTGCGGCGTCCCGCCTGCGTGACGAGGTGGCCGCCATGCCGACCGCGGAGGAGGTGGCGGCCCGACTGGCGGCGGTGGCCGCCGCGGAGCGAGGGCGCTGA
- a CDS encoding MarR family winged helix-turn-helix transcriptional regulator encodes MADATDIEPLDRDEEAFLRALGRVMTLLPRLVDADMLDELPISSSEYMVLVHLSEASHNQMRMSELASMCGLSLSGMTRVVNRLESQSLVIREKAPDDGRAWLAILTNAGWKQLKQAWPTNLASVRRHVFSRLDGCDIAAAAKVLERIAPQ; translated from the coding sequence ATGGCAGACGCGACGGATATCGAGCCCCTCGATCGTGACGAGGAGGCCTTCCTGCGGGCGCTGGGCAGGGTGATGACGCTCCTGCCGCGCCTGGTCGACGCGGACATGCTGGACGAACTGCCGATCTCCAGTTCCGAGTACATGGTCCTGGTGCACCTCTCCGAGGCGTCGCACAACCAGATGCGGATGAGCGAACTGGCCAGTATGTGCGGGCTGTCCTTGAGCGGCATGACACGCGTGGTCAACCGGCTGGAGTCGCAGTCCCTGGTCATCCGTGAGAAGGCGCCGGACGACGGAAGGGCCTGGCTCGCCATCCTCACCAACGCCGGTTGGAAGCAACTGAAACAGGCGTGGCCCACCAACCTCGCCAGCGTGCGGCGGCACGTCTTCTCGCGCCTGGACGGCTGCGACATCGCCGCGGCCGCAAAGGTGCTGGAGCGCATAGCGCCGCAGTGA
- a CDS encoding alpha/beta fold hydrolase has product MINRRTFTKAAGIGTGAAAASLAGFGTPATAASAHRATGGTPTPTVPVVAPGTHTSFDTLKHVRAGVLDVGYAEAGPAHGPVVLCLHGWPYDIHSFVDVAPLLAAQGYRVVVPYLRGHGTTRFLSSRTVRNAQQSAVAVDIIALMDALKIDKALLAGFDWGSRTADIIAALWPERVKGLVSVSGYLITDVEAQKKPLPPKAEYSWWYQYYFSTERGRLAMEDRTDRHDLCRLVWDTVSPTWHFDDATFERTAAAFENPDYAAIVIHNYRWRLGLADGERRYDRYEKVLATRPVIEVPTITIDAERDPFTAPGNGASYHDRFTGEYDHRTLTGIGHNVPQEAPTAFAQAVVDVDRAS; this is encoded by the coding sequence CGCCGCGTCCGCGCACCGTGCGACGGGTGGCACACCCACCCCCACGGTGCCCGTCGTGGCCCCGGGCACCCACACGTCCTTCGACACGCTGAAGCACGTCAGGGCGGGTGTGCTGGACGTCGGCTATGCCGAGGCGGGTCCCGCGCACGGACCCGTCGTCCTGTGTCTGCACGGCTGGCCCTACGACATCCACAGTTTCGTGGACGTGGCCCCCCTGCTCGCGGCGCAGGGCTACCGGGTCGTCGTTCCGTACCTCCGCGGGCACGGGACCACGCGCTTCCTGTCCTCCCGGACCGTCCGCAACGCCCAGCAGTCGGCGGTCGCTGTCGACATCATCGCCCTGATGGACGCCCTGAAGATCGACAAGGCCCTCCTCGCCGGCTTCGACTGGGGCTCGCGTACGGCCGACATCATCGCGGCGCTGTGGCCCGAGCGGGTCAAGGGACTGGTCTCCGTGAGCGGGTACCTCATCACCGACGTCGAGGCGCAGAAGAAGCCGCTGCCCCCGAAGGCCGAGTACTCGTGGTGGTACCAGTACTACTTCAGCACCGAGCGTGGCCGCCTCGCCATGGAGGACAGAACGGACCGGCACGATCTGTGCCGTCTCGTCTGGGACACCGTCTCCCCGACCTGGCACTTCGACGACGCCACCTTCGAGCGGACGGCCGCCGCGTTCGAGAACCCCGACTACGCGGCCATCGTGATCCACAACTACCGCTGGCGCCTGGGGCTCGCGGACGGTGAACGCCGTTACGACCGCTACGAGAAGGTACTCGCGACGCGTCCCGTCATCGAGGTGCCGACGATCACGATCGACGCCGAGCGCGACCCGTTCACCGCGCCCGGCAACGGGGCGTCGTACCACGACCGGTTCACGGGCGAGTACGACCACCGCACCCTGACCGGCATCGGTCACAACGTGCCGCAGGAGGCGCCAACCGCCTTCGCCCAGGCGGTCGTCGACGTGGACCGCGCTTCCTGA